In Odocoileus virginianus isolate 20LAN1187 ecotype Illinois chromosome 5, Ovbor_1.2, whole genome shotgun sequence, a single window of DNA contains:
- the KTI12 gene encoding protein KTI12 homolog, translating into MATRGPVRVKRYRKYRFHFRFASELPATRKLTRRVCTWPRPGRMPLVVFCGLPYSGKSRRVEELRAALEGEGRAVHVVDDAAVLGAEDATVYGDSAREKALRGALRAAVERRLSRQDVVILDSLNYIKGFRYELYCLARAARTPLCLVYCVRPGSLSGGLQVAGAVENPNPNVSVSWRPRAEEGGRPLAVGTDILGTVNRLAQAEVPTESEEKETRAADFPALVASEYAEHVSGAFYPPELLDALALRFEAPDSRNRWDRPLFTLVGLEEPLPLAEIRAALFENRAPPPHQSTQSQPLASSSFLHQLDQVTSQVLTGLMEAQKSAVPGDLLKLPGTTEHLQFTRPLTMAELSRLRRQFISYTKMHPNNENLPQLANMFLQYLSQSLH; encoded by the coding sequence ATGGCAACAAGAGGTCCTGTAAGAGTAAAGAGATACAGGAAGTACCGCTTTCATTTCCGGTTTGCGTCAGAGCTGCCGGCAACCCGGAAGTTGACGCGGCGCGTTTGCACATGGCCGCGCCCTGGGAGGATGCCGCTGGTGGTGTTTTGCGGGCTGCCGTACAGCGGCAAGAGCCGGCGCGTGGAGGAGCTCCGCGCTGCCCTGGAGGGTGAGGGCCGCGCGGTGCATGTGGTGGACGATGCGGCGGTGCTGGGCGCGGAGGACGCAACAGTGTATGGCGATTCAGCTCGTGAGAAGGCCTTGCGTGGGGCCCTGCGAGCGGCTGTGGAGCGGCGCCTGAGTCGCCAGGACGTGGTCATCCTCGACTCGCTGAACTACATCAAGGGCTTCCGTTATGAGCTCTACTGCTTGGCGCGGGCGGCGCGCACTCCGCTCTGCCTCGTCTACTGCGTTCGACCAGGCAGTCTGAGCGGGGGACTGCAGGTGGCAGGCGCCGTGGAGAATCCGAACCCGAATGTCAGTGTGAGTTGGAGACCACGagctgaggagggagggagacctCTGGCGGTGGGCACGGATATCCTCGGTACAGTAAATAGGCTAGCCCAGGCAGAAGTACCTACGGAATCCGAGGAAAAGGAAACCAGGGCGGCAGATTTTCCAGCTCTCGTGGCTTCGGAGTATGCCGAGCATGTGTCTGGTGCTTTTTACCCTCCCGAACTTTTGGATGCCTTAGCGCTGCGCTTCGAAGCTCCCGACTCTCGGAACCGCTGGGACCGACCCCTGTTCACCTTGGTGGGCTTAGAGGAACCATTGCCCCTGGCAGAGATCAGAGCTGCCCTGTTTGAGAACCGGGCCCCTCCACCCCATCAGTCTACACAGTCCCAGCCACTTGCCTCCAGCAGCTTTCTGCACCAGTTGGACCAGGTCACCAGCCAGGTGCTGACAGGGCTGATGGAAGCGCAGAAGAGTGCAGTCCCCGGAGACTTGCTTAAGCTTCCTGGCACCACAGAGCACCTGCAGTTTACCAGGCCTTTGACCATGGCAGAACTGAGTCGCCTCCGTCGTCAGTTTATTTCCTACACCAAAATGCATCCCAACAATGAGAACCTGCCTCAACTGGCCAACATGTTTCTGCAGTATCTGAGCCAGAGCCTGCACTAA